One Pyrenophora tritici-repentis strain M4 chromosome 5, whole genome shotgun sequence DNA window includes the following coding sequences:
- a CDS encoding Prp19 multi-domain protein, translated as MLCAISGEAPREPVASRKSGNVFEKRLIEAHIAEHHTDPVTGEDLATEDLIELKSPNVVTPRAPNFTSIPAMLSAFQNEWDAIVLETHTLKQHLAQTRQELSTALYQNDAATRVIARITKERDEAREALSNVTISGGGQGDAMQVDGQGLPEELVAVVDNTQQELFASRRKRAVPADWTSAEDVSRFDLAQTTDAIYPGASSVATSESNMVLFGGSDGNAGVYDLAEQKVVQTFNAGSAVTATAWCGDRAIVGTSAGTVKIFEQGKEIAQVGSHAGAITSMSLHPSGKMLATAGTDKHYAVHELTTFKTVSQVYVEAEITCISFHVDGMLFFVGSSDGNVRVYDIKTGTQMTSLEIGAPIVDLKFSENGTWFALVQQNSSSVTIWDIRKQSVVHTLESGSPATSCRWDHSSMYLAIGGTGSVSVQQFTKATKSWAELVRKAAPAKDIAWGGKAASLVALTPEGGLAVLAAP; from the exons ATGCTTTGCGCAATCTCTGGCGAAGCTCCCCGCGAACCCGTTGCCTCGCGCAAGAGCGGCAATGTCTTTGAAAAGCGTCTCATCGAAGCACACATCGCGGAACACCACACCGATCCCGTTACAGGTGAGGACCTCGCGACTGAGGACCTCATCGAGCTCAAATCGCCCAATGTTGTTACCCCACGCGCGCCAAACTTCACGTCGATACCTGCCATGCTCAGCGCCTTCCAGAATGAATGGGATGCCATTGTATTGGAGACACACACGCTCAAGCAACACCTTGCGCAAACAAGGCAGGAGCTGAGCACTGCGCTATACCAAAACGATGCTGCAACAAGAGTGATTGCACGGATTACAAAAGAGCGCGATGAGGCCCGTGAGGCTCTGTCGAATGTTACCATCAGCGGAGGCGGCCAGGGTGATGCGATGCAAGTTGATGGTCAGGGTCTGCCTGAAGAGCTCGTGGCAGTTGTCGATAACACACAGCAAGA ATTATTTGCATCACGTCGAAAGCGAGCTGTACCGGCCGATTGGACATCTGCAGAAGATGTGTCCAGATTCGACTTGGCCCAGACGACCGATGCCATTTACCCTGGCGCCAGCAGTGTCGCTACAAGCGAATCCAATATGGTATTGTTTGGCGGATCAGACGGCAATGCGGGCGTCTATGACTTGGCAGAACAGAAGGTTGTACAGACATTCAACGCAGGTAGCGCAGTTACAGCAACAGCTTGGTGCGGAGATCGTGCAATTGTTGGAACTTCGGCTGGTACGGTCAAGATATTCGAACAAGGCAAGGAGATTGCACAGGTGGGATCACATGCCGGAGCTATCACATCCATGTCCCTGCACCCCAGTGGAAAGATGCTCGCAACAGCTGGTACCGATAAGCACTATGCCGTCCACGAACTTACGACGTTCAAGACTGTCTCGCAAGTCTATGTCGAGGCGGAAATCACATGCATATCATTCCACGTCGACGGCATGCTCTTTTTCGTCGGCAGCTCAGATGGCAACGTTCGTGTCTACGACATCAAGACCGGCACCCAGATGACATCTCTCGAGATTGGCGCTCCTATCGTGGATCTCAAGTTCTCTGAGAATGGAACTTGGTTCGCTCTCGTGCAACAAAACTCTTCCAGTGTTACCATTTGGGATATCCGGAAGCAGTCGGTGGTTCATACGCTCGAATCAGGTAGCCCTGCCACTAGCTGCAGGTGGGACCACAGCAGCATGTACTTGGCCATCGGCGGGACAGGCAGCGTGTCGGTGCAGCAATTTACCAAGGCCACGAAGAGCTGGGCCGAGCTCGTTAGGAAGGCAGCGCCAGCGAAGGATATTGCCTGGGGTGGCAAAGCTGCAAGCCTAGTAGCTTTGACACCAGAGGGTGGTCTAGCGGTACTCGCAGCGCCCTAA
- a CDS encoding DegS domain containing protein translates to MEPEGDQNRPTLPSNEGSSSGHIECDVCAKLGRTLDCCKGLRGGLCLDCAEISRLLNREIEQQAYEQANLQIGKNDGAWRVRCDDLEARLKSVQDTLSKNLVQQKNDHIESLKKRNDEADAEDERLKKILEERDAKFKDLQKQLSDGEPPRGYSYKESKKGEDGNKK, encoded by the coding sequence ATGGAGCCTGAAGGCGATCAAAACCGACCAACCCTTCCCTCAAACGAAGGTAGCAGCAGCGGCCACATCGAGTGTGACGTTTGCGCAAAACTTGGTCGCACCCTAGACTGCTGCAAGGGCCTGCGCGGTGGTCTCTGCCTCGACTGCGCAGAGATAAGTCGGCTACTCAACCGTGAAATCGAACAGCAAGCATATGAACAGGCCAACCTCCAAATTGGAAAAAATGACGGAGCCTGGCGCGTGCGCTGCGATGATCTCGAGGCAAGACTCAAGAGTGTCCAGGATACGTTATCGAAAAATCTCGTACAACAAAAGAACGACCATATTGAGAGCCTGAAGAAACGGAATGACGAGGCAGACGCAGAAGACGAGAGGCTCAAGAAGATACTTGAAGAGCGAGATGCGAAATTCAAAGACCTGCAGAAGCAGTTAAGCGACGGGGAGCCACCACGGGGGTATAGTTACAAGGAATCAAAGAAGGGAGAGGATGGAAACAAGAAGTGA
- a CDS encoding Med15 multi-domain protein, giving the protein MNHQMGQPSQGQYQGQMPQHQNVGQQRQAMSGQMPSMGIPGQQKTQTQSINHHTHLASFTIEKPRNANSWEDAVPEQQHISLHELQNDLHKFRRNHGNVKKLLNDISSQNCRRIINELVVDQNMELAKYNPAIQYRIASVVNKFQELRRSLGRPLRQLLRVDIILEAEPSAFQGPFAMKAGAGSTVVGGSQDFAKVKPPQQLPGYPTNQGQTMPQQQKMHSQYQPQPQLQAPYNMAPGQQSEQPRGNMPQHPSRGGPGPAVEVINPEYRRGEKAKARDPRNISDWSSESDESFEDDSEDSGLINIEVRQHTRDRSQHPQSSKSKKHRTQSKRGRSHSRSRSRGQARKTMYTENSGRKRRESITMDERHMRSHSKNPSNGNSPQFAHAKLSSQIPPNIHIHMNAANATEDRTRSGNVSPTDLYNEKMKAKKLHAAHDMSRESSGSSWDRASGTDSLNTSSVHTAEDSIFDKNMRRPSNQTQSHTRRRSIFGAKPQAMFGEPHPGPIYDDVEPRLAQKARYPRGPVGDYQYTPHIHSRMQEREHDSYFDEQPIYNPRPEAPFRRNSMAVPPHNPYLQSNFPPKPMRSSTYAPEIHDRKYKVPQQPQIEAEPAELVNLREIRDALEHIQEQKKADWRYRSLLNPMARRNSAAYYEHDEWYAKAPPAGTRREAYDRFA; this is encoded by the exons ATGAACCACCAAATGGGGCAGCCATCACAGGGTCAATACCAAGGACAAATGCCTCAACATCAAAACGTTGGCCAACAACGGCAAGCCATGAGTGGGCAGATGCCTTCCATGGGGATTCCAGGGCAACAAAAAACCCAAACCCAAAGTATCAATCATCATACACACTTGGCCTCCTTCACTATTGAGAAGCCCAGGAACGCCAATTCGTGGGAGGACGCCGTACCTGAGCAACAACACATCTCTCTTCATGAGCTGCAAAATGACTTGCACAAGTTCCGAAGAAACCATGGCAACGTCAAAAAATTGCTGAACGACATCTCTTCGCAGAATTGTCGCAGGATCATCAACGAGCTTGTTGTAGATCAGAATATGGAGCTTGCAAAGTACAATCCAGCCATCCAGTACAGGATAGCAAGTGTGGTAAATAAGTTTCAAGAGCTCCGTCGCTCCTTGGGCCGTCCGCTTCGACAGCTATTGCGTGTAGATATCATCCTGGAAGCTGAACCCTCCGCATTTCAAGGGCCCTTTGCCATGAAGGCTGGGGCTGGAAGTACTGTCGTTGGTGGTTCCCAAGACTTTGCTAAAGTCAAGCCGCCGCAACAATTACCAGGTTATCCCACCAACCAGGGTCAGACTATGCCACAGCAACAGAAGATGCATTCGCAGTACCAACCGCAACCACAACTCCAGGCTCCATATAACATGGCGCCTGGCCAGCAGTCCGAGCAGCCGCGTG GAAACATGCCGCAACATCCTTCAAGAGGAGGTCCCGGTCCGGCGGTCGAGGTCATCAACCCTGAATACCGCAGGGGTGAGAAAGCAAAGGCCAGGGATCCTCGCAATATCTCTGACTGGTCATCCGAGAGTGATGAATCCTTTGAGGATGACTCTGAGGACTCAGGTCTTATTAACATTGAGGTCCGTCAACACACACGTGATCGTTCACAGCATCCCCAAAGTTCGAAGAGTAAGAAACATCGAACACAGAGTAAGAGAGGCCGGAGCCATAGCCGCAGCCGGAGCCGTGGTCAAGCTCGTAAAACTATGTACACCGAGAATTCGGGGCGAAAACGCCGAGAATCCATCACCATGGACGAGCGACACATGAGAAGTCACAGCAAGAATCCATCTAATGGAAACTCGCCACAATTTGCGCATGCCAAACTCTCGAGTCAGATTCCACCAAACATTCATATCCATATGAACGCAGCCAATGCCACGGAAGATCGGACACGCAGTGGCAACGTATCTCCTACTGATCTTTACAATGAGAAGATGAAAGCTAAAAAGCTTCATGCAGCACACGATATGTCTCGTGAGTCTTCAGGTTCGTCGTGGGATCGTGCAAGCGGCACTGATTCTTTAAACACATCCTCAGTTCATACAGCAGAGGATAGTATCTTCGATAAGAACATGCGCCGCCCGTCGAATCAGACCCAAAGTCACACTCGCCGCAGGTCAATTTTCGGAGCAAAGCCTCAAGCAATGTTCGGTGAACCGCATCCTGGTCCCATTTACGATGACGTCGAGCCCCGTCTGGCACAGAAAGCTAGGTACCCAAGGGGTCCAGTGGGAGACTATCAATATACTCCACATATACACTCGCGCATGCAAGAGCGTGAGCATGACTCGTACTTTGACGAGCAACCAATCTACAACCCCCGTCCGGAAGCCCCCTTTCGTCGCAACAGCATGGCCGTTCCTCCCCACAACCCATACTTGCAATCCAACTTCCCACCCAAACCGATGCGCTCGTCTACATATGCGCCAGAGATACATGACAGGAAGTACAAAGTACCTCAGCAGCCACAAATCGAAGCAGAACCTGCTGAGCTGGTTAATCTACGCGAAATCCGGGATGCGCTTGAGCATATACAGGAGCAGAAGAAGGCAGATTGGCGCTACAGGAGTCTTCTGAACCCCATGGCAAGAAGGAATTCTGCTGCGTATTATGAACATGATGAGTGGTATGCCAAGGCTCCTCCTGCCGGAACGCGACGGGAGGCGTATGATAGGTTTGCTTAG
- a CDS encoding Alpha-glucosidase, family 31 glycosyl hydrolase, with protein MITKGLLVLGSAIPALAGSLVERQSSSLENCPGYTASNVQNDGSKVTADLSLASTACNVYGDDLADLKLEVEYQTEDRLHVKIYDAAEKVFQIQESVWPRPSADEGVQPDKSALTFSWTDSPFSFAITRKETNETLFDTSAASLVFETQYLRMRTALPNAPNLYGLGESTDSFHLNTTNYTRTLWNRDAYGTAPGSNLYGSHPIYFDHRGENGTHGVFFASSQGMDIKIDDSEGQFLEYNTLGGIFDFYFLAGPSPKEVAIQYSALSGLPAMMPYWGFGSHQCKYGYRDVWEVAEVVANYSIADIPLETMWTDIDYMDLRRLFTLDPERYPLELVRQLVDYLHSHQQHYILMVNSAVWSGDYDGFNDGAKLEVFQKRANGSFFEGAVWPGPTVFPDWFHPNTQQYWDEKFAEFFDPATGVDIDGLWNDMNEPANFCPYPCEDPEAYSTESKNPPEPPPVRASAGRQIPGFPAGFQPQSNSSTSRRSLYPRESNTRDTKLSISKRQASNNTNDLAKYPGLPGRDLINPKYEIQNAAGSISNKTLDTNIQNYDSTYHYDTHNFWGSMMSIASRKSMVKRRPERRPLIITRSTFVGLGAHLGKWLGDNVSEWAQYRFSIAGILSFNAIYQIPMVGPDICGFAGNTTETLCARWATLGAFYPFMRNHAGDTSISQEYYRWPLTTAAAKNAIAVRYRLLDYFYTAFHRQATTGVPSLNPLWFHYPSDPETFAIDHQFFYGNSILVSPVLEENSTSVSIYLPNETFYDYWTGARVQGKGEYINLTDVGFDSIPLHIRGGSILPLRAESANTTTELRKNDFVLWIAPNSTNQATGSLYLDDGDSMEQPATSLITFSYDNGKFSMAGEFGYKTDLVIKNMTVLGGEKTVQGPVALNASWEHNFGGPEFEGMAPRRHVGVGFFWGAAVGLASVMFNL; from the exons ATGATCACCAAGGGGCTTCTCGTCCTTGGGTCTGCGATTCCCGCTCTTGCGGGTTCGCTTGTCGAACGCCAAAGCTCATCACTCGAAAACTGCCCTGGATACACCGCCAGCAATGTACAGAATGACGGCTCCAAGGTCACTGCGGATCTCTCTCTCGCAAGCACTGCTTGCAACGTCTATGGTGATGATCTGGCCGATCTCAAATTGGAAGTCGAATACCAAACGG AGGACCGACTTCATGTCAAGATCTACGACGCCGCTGAGAAGGTCTTCCAAATCCAAGAATCTGTCTGGCCACGTCCTTCTGCCGATGAGGGTGTTCAACCTGACAAGTCTGCCCTGACTTTCTCTTGGACCGACAGTCCTTTCTCCTTTGCCATCACACGCAAGGAGACCAACGAGACGCTCTTCGATACTTCGGCTGCGTCACTCGTCTTTGAGACACAGTACTTGCGCATGAGGACTGCTCTCCCAAATGCACCGAACCTGTACGGACTTGGTGAATCTACCGACTCGTTCCATCTCAACACCACCAACTACACGCGCACT CTCTGGAACCGAGATGCCTACGGAACAGCCCCTGGAAGCAACCTGTACGGATCCCACCCAATCTATTTCGACCACCGCGGCGAGAACGGAACCCATGGTGTCTTCTTTGCCAGTTCTCAGGGCATGGATATCAAGATTGATGACTCTGAAGGCCAGTTCCTCGAATACAACACTTTGGGTGGTATCTTTGACTTTTACTTCCTTGCCGGTCCCAGCCCCAAGGAAGTTGCGATCCAATACTCTGCTCTTTCTGGTCTCCCAGCCATGATGCCATACTGGGGTTTCGGTTCCCACCAGTGCAAGTATGGTTACAGGGATGTTTGGGAAGTTGCTGAAGTTGTGGCAAACTACTCAATCGCTGACATTCCACTCGAG ACTATGTGGACAGATATCGATTACATGGATCTCCGTCGCTTGTTCACTCTTGATCCCGAGCGTTACCCGCTTGAGCTGGTCCGCCAACTAGTAGACTACTTGCACTCCCATCAACAGCACTACATCCTGATGGTCAACTCTGCTGTATGGAGTGGCGACTATGATGGTTTCAACGACGGCGCCAAGCTTGAGGTCTTCCAGAAGCGTGCCAATGGCTCGTTCTTTGAAGGCGCTGTCTGGCCTGGCCCAACCGTCTTCCCCGATTGGTTCCACCCTAACACACAGCAATACTGGGATGAAAAGTTTGCCGAGTTCTTTGACCCTGCCACCGGCGTTGATATTGATGGCTTGTGGAACGATATGAACGAGCCCGCCAACTTCTGCCCATACCCTTGCGAGGATCCCGAAG CATACTCCACCGAGTCCAAGAACCCTCCTGAGCCACCACCAGTTCGCGCCTCGGCAGGACGTCAAATCCCGGGATTCCCAGCAGGTTTCCAACCGCAATCCAACTCCAGCACTTCCAGGCGCTCACTATACCCTCGAGAGTCCAACACCCGTGATACTAAACTTTCCATCTCTAAACGTCAAGCTTCCAACAACACCAACGATCTCGCCAAGTACCCTGGTCTTCCCGGGCGCGATCTCATCAACCCCAAGTATGAGATTCAGAACGCTGCCGGATCCATCAGCAACAAGACTCTTGATACCAATATCCAGAACTACGATAGTACTTATCACTATGATACACACAACTTTTGGGGATCGATGATGTCAATTGCAAGCCGCAAGTCTATGGTCAAGCGCCGTCCCGAACGTCGTCCATTGATCATTACACGATCTACTTTTGTTGGACTTGGTGCCCACCTAGGCAAATGGCTCGGCGACAACGTCTCCGAATGGGCCCAATATCGCTTCTCCATTGCGGGTATCCTCAGTTTCAATGCCATCTACCAAATCCCCATGGTCGGCCCCGATATCTGCGGTTTCGCAGGCAACACCACGGAAACCTTGTGCGCACGTTGGGCCACTCTGGGCGCATTCTACCCCTTCATGAGGAACCATGCCGGAGACACATCCATTAGCCAGGAATACTACCGCTGGCCCCTGACTACGGCAGCAGCCAAGAACGCCATCGCCGTAAGGTACAGGCTTTTGGATTACTTCTACACGGCCTTCCATCGCCAGGCCACCACCGGAGTACCCAGTCTAAACCCCCTTTGGTTCCACTACCCCTCAGACCCCGAGACGTTTGCCATTGACCACCAGTTCTTTTACGGCAACAGCATCCTCGTATCGCCTGTGCTGGAAGAAAACAGCACCTCGGTATCCATCTACCTGCCGAACGAGACCTTCTACGACTACTGGACTGGCGCGCGTGTCCAAGGAAAGGGCGAATACATCAACTTGACCGACGTGGGTTTTGATTCAATCCCCCTACATATCCGCGGTGGATCCATCTTGCCCCTCCGCGCAGAGTCCGCAAACACGACAACTGAGCTCAGGAAGAACGATTTCGTCCTCTGGATCGCACCGAACTCTACCAACCAAGCCACTGGCTCTTTGTACCTTGATGACGGTGATTCCATGGAACAACCGGCTACCTCACTCATCACCTTTTCATACGATAACGGCAAGTTCAGCATGGCTGGTGAATTTGGTTACAAGACCGATCTCGTAATCAAGAACATGACTGTCCTGGGTGGTGAAAAGACCGTCCAAGGACCCGTCGCTCTGAACGCAAGCTGGGAGCACAACTTCGGAGGCCCCGAGTTTGAGGGAATGGCACCCCGAAGACATGTAGGCGTTGGTTTCTTTTGGGGTGCAGCAGTGGGTCTCGCGAGTGTGATGTTCAACTTGTAG
- a CDS encoding DUF641 domain containing protein translates to MPSTNTATENTSKSQLDDFLRRTNNADLHTAKPGAKDQEDWELVDEQAVLDDQDKTEWILVGKTEAEIRAQDQSKVVDMDKTAKRKHEKHQLAKRRMAKRARRMYSMSK, encoded by the coding sequence ATGCCCTCGACAAACACCGCCACTGAAAACACATCAAAGTCGCAGCTCGACGACTTCCTGCGCCGAACCAACAACGCGGATCTTCATACAGCCAAGCCAGGCGCAAAGGATCAGGAAGATTGGGAACTCGTCGACGAGCAGGCCGTTCTAGACGACCAAGACAAGACTGAGTGGATTCTTGTGGGCAAGACCGAGGCGGAGATTCGTGCGCAGGATCAGAGCAAGGTGGTGGACATGGACAAGACAGCAAAGCGCAAACACGAGAAACACCAATTAGCCAAGCGACGCATGGCAAAGCGTGCAAGGCGCATGTATTCGATGTCCAAGTAG
- a CDS encoding Peroxidase-2 domain containing protein, whose translation MKLTTFLTVSMATLASARPYLSSDSSNSHIWAPAIPGQVRGPCPMLNTLANHGYIPRDGRNMTKYNVVSGLVNGINFEPVLAGILWQEGLVVNPDPNAVSFTLDQLNAHNVLEHDASMSRADAALGNNHVFNETVFQSSRRHWTAETVTVDMMADTTITRQKDSHLTNGNCDLSAARVNSCIGQAGIPITVFGSIEQATVRRSVIEFWFRNEKFPTELGWFKKTDQITLSKVQRIAGLVQNAADRLQAGDANKKRRSGTRDLHGGLF comes from the exons aTGAAGCTCACTACCTTTCTCACAGTGTCGATGGCGACACTCGCCTCAGCTAGACCATACCTCAGTTCCGATTCCTCCAATTCACATATTTGGGCGCCTGCCATACCAGGCCAAG TCCGTGGTCCGTGTCCCATGCTCAACACCCTAGCAAACCACGGCTACATCCCCCGCGACGGCCGCAACATGACAAAATATAACGTCGTCTCCGGCCTGGTAAACGGCATAAACTTCGAGCCTGTACTAGCCGGCATCCTCTGGCAAGAAGGCCTCGTCGTAAACCCCGACCCAAATGCTGTATCCTTCACTTTGGATCAACTTAATGCGCACAACGTGCTCGAGCACGATGCCAGTATGTCGCGCGCAGATGCGGCTTTGGGAAACAACCATGTCTTCAACGAAACTGTCTTTCAGAGCTCAAGACGACACTGGACGGCTGAGACGGTTACGGTTGATATGATGGCGGACACCACGATTACACGTCAGAAGGATAGTCATTTAACGAATGGGAACTGCGATTTATCGGCTGCGAGGGTAAATTCCTGTATTGGACAGGCCGGTATACCGATTACTGTGTTTGGAAGTATTGAACAGGCTACGGTTAGGCGCTCAGTTATCGAGTTTTGGTTTA GGAATGAAAAGTTTCCGACGGAGCTTGGCTGGTTCAAGAAGACGGATCAGATTACTCTCTCAAAAGTCCAGCGCATCGCTGGTCTGGTTCAAAATGCAGCGGACCGTTTACAGGCTGGTGATGCGAATAAGAAACGTCGCAGTGGGACGCGAGATTTGCATGGTGGTTTGTTTTAA
- a CDS encoding GAS multi-domain protein: protein MPGTFQEDAERPPGESCGSESSNTGSFVAQVATRFNRSIAPLNMDDDTKLSAEKPHPFSFRFATAVDIKKTWEEIEVKKTRLQGFDALQIMSDLSLLEHAHISKEAILSCPIMDQVRDLQIHPNEKIAAKASVVLPRLESIISPKQDPQPEPTSNEGFWEKMIRHSGPSISTSQNIFDTPTLFRGGALGHAVSAVTSAQLPHIPPVPPSSGMPDTLARTKSPSLFSGFAGTSEKLPVRSTNALPKLDAFAQTTSQSPACSSLFPSTNTEKVCLFGSRYGATDKDLFPSFRLERQTEQSASQLTSPGFLFGHRNDQSTSNGFLFGHENDARKQQGLFGSFIPSPGSVLAPKAMEQRSSVKSTIPDKDATSGLFGKTASDVSKPSDTKTPLDVWAKADINTYEDLVEYLNTSIELDERDIPLWRDDLGRLWKEVTSVINELYSNGSKDGKSLDKHQRNKEQSRSTLVGSMCVTLRKLLAVDEQNIAKQQTRMDEIKGGMQAMKAKLVSTEESLKNYSIKLSTIGEQLKKAEKLLKELEEENIELKKREKDIDRIMEEHAASLKEVCAQTFQDVNSKSLELAKATKEVEHVQRQLKSLEQENQDLSLTKLTLGKKCEDLKVEVESLKSYEQGYIQIKQQLEELQTSYNDVVAEHDDLQQQIANSRGFRPESQRATKDDAQSSIPKATDGSEDGVGPNISPVGYYQASSLGDTGNE from the exons ATGCCAGGTACCTTCCAAGAAGATGCAGAGAGGCCCCCGGGCGAATCATGTGGTTCTGAAAGTTCGAATACCGGCTCCTTCGTCGCGCAAGTTGCTACCCGTTTCAACAGGTCAATCGCGCCGCTTAACATGGACGACGACACCAAACTCTCCGCTGAGAAACCACATCCCTTCTCCTTCAGATTCGCCACGGCCGTCGACATCAAGAAGACATGGGAAGAGATTGAAGTGAAGAAGACTCGTCTGCAAGGTTTCGACGCATTGCAAATCATGTCGGACCTTAGCTTGTTGGAACACGCCCATATTTCCAAGGAAGCAATACTGTCGTGTCCCATTATGGACCAAGTACGTGATCTTCAGATCCATCCCAATGAAAAAATTGCTGCAAAGGCCTCTGTGGTACTCCCGCGACTAGAATCCATCATCTCACCAAAACAAGATCCTCAGCCTGAGCCCACTTCCAACGAGGGTTTTTGGGAGAAAATGATTCGACATTCGGGTCCGAGTATTTCTACATCACAGAATATATTCGATACGCCTACGCTGTTTCGCGGCGGTGCGTTAGGCCATGCTGTGAGCGCAGTAACCTCGGCCCAACTCCCACATATACCGCCTGTTCCTCCGTCATCGGGAATGCCAGATACATTGGCGAGGACGAAATCCCCAAGTCTTTTCTCAGGGTTTGCGGGAACTAGTGAGAAGCTGCCTGTGCGTTCGACAAACGCACTCCCGAAGTTAGACGCATTCGCCCAGACGACATCGCAATCGCCAGCTTGCAGTTCTTTATTTCCTTCTACAAACACAGAGAAGGTTTGCCTATTTGGATCAAGATATGGGGCTACGGATAAAGACTTGTTTCCTTCTTTTCGTCTTGAACGTCAAACTGAGCAATCTGCTTCACAATTAACGTCTCCCGGATTTCTATTCGGACATCGGAATGATCAATCAACGTCCAACGGGTTTCTCTTCGGACATGAAAATGATGCAAGGAAACAGCAAGGCTTGTTTGGTTCATTTATCCCATCTCCAGGCAGCGTACTTGCTCCAAAAGCCATGGAACAAAGATCCTCTGTGAAGAGCACGATCCCCGACAAGGATGCCACATCTGGTCTGTTTGGAAAGACAGCGTCTGATGTCTCGAAGCCTTCGGATACAAAAACTCCCCTAGACGTGTGGGCAAAAGCCGATATCAACACATACGAGGACCTTGTCGAATACCTCAACACTTCCATTGAACTGGACGAGCGGGACATACCGCTCTGGCGAGATGACCTGGGTCGTCTATGGAAAGAGGTTACGTCAGTCATCAATGAGCTTTACAGCAACGGAAGCAAAGATGGAAAGTCACTTGATAAACATCAGCGCAACAAAGAGCAATCGCGAAGCACATTAGTTGGATCAATGTGTGTCACGCTACGGAAGCTTCTCGCCGTCGATGAACAAAACATCGCCAAACAGCAAACTCGTATGGATGAGATAAAAGGGGGTATGCAAGCAATGAAAGCGAAGCTTGTATCTACCGAGGAGAGCCTAAAGAATTATTCAATAAAGCTCTCCACTATCGGAGAGCAGCTCAAAAAAGCCGAAAAGCTACTCAAGGAATTGGAAGAAGAAAATATCGAATTGAAGAAAAGGGAGAAAGACATAGACCGGATTATGGAAGAGCACGCAGCTTCGTTGAAGGAGGTTTGTGCACAGACCTTCCAAGACGTGAACTCAAAGTCACTTGAGCTGGCGAAGGCAACGAAAGAAGTTGAACACGTCCAGAGGCAGCTGAAGAGCCTTGAACAGGAAAATCAAGATCTCAGCTTAACCAAGCTTACCCTGGGCAAGAAGTGCGAAGATCTCAAGGTGGAAGTGGAGAGTCTGAAAAGCTACGAGCAAGGTTATATACAAATCAAGCAGCAACTGGAGGAGCTTCAGACATCGTATAACGATGTTGTCGCCGAGCACGACGATCTACAACAAC AGATTGCAAATTCTCGTGGCTTTCGTCCCGAATCACAACGCGCCACAAAAGACGATGCACAATCTTCCATTCCAAAGGCTACAGACGGCAGTGAAGACGGCGTTGGTCCAAACATATCACCTGTGGGGTACTATCAAGCCTCGTCGCTTGGTGATACTGGGAATGA ATAG
- a CDS encoding Ptpl, Protein tyrosine phosphatase protein (contains Pro instead catalytic Arg), with protein MSSKSKPAQAAAPNDQRPAKQSGGVKNAYLVAYNAVSAALWTGVLVQTLTVGSREIITAQKAGAFFGSDDWLTATKKGLASGRVYDELEVYTRMVQTLAGMEVLHSLFGIVRAPLLTTLMQVASRYLLVHLVASPPAFPTSTRHSPAYSTMLLAWSVTEVIRYSYFVFSLSGLGVPKIWTWLRYNTFLVLYPLGIATE; from the exons ATGTCATCCAAATCAAAACCCGCCCAGGCAGCCGCCCCAAACGACCAGCGACCAGCAAAGCAATCCGGAGGCGTAAAGAATGCCTACCTCGTTGCTTACAACGCTGTTTCCGCAGCACTCTGGACGGGCGTGCTCGTTCAAACCCTTACTGTCGGCAGCCGGGAAATTATAACCGCACAAAAAGCCGGCGCTTTCTTCGGCAGTGACGACTGGTTAACTGCGACGAAGAAGGGGTTGGCGAGTGGGAGGGTTTATGACGAGTTGGAGGTTTATACTAGGATGGTGCAGACGCTTGCGGGTATGGAGGTGTTGCATAGTCTGTTTG GTATCGTACGCGCACCCCTCCTCACAACATTAATGCAAGTAGCATCGCGCTACCTCCTCGTCCACCTCGTCGCCTCGCCCCCCGCCTTTCCCACATCGACCCGGCACTCCCCCGCCTATAGCACCATGCTGCTCGCCTGGAGCGTAACAGAAGTGATCCGGTACTCCTATTTCGTTTTCTCGCTCTCTGGTCTTGGGGTACCGAAAATTTGGACTTGGTTGAGATATAATACGTTTCTTGTGCTGTACCCGCTTGGTATCGCGA CGGAATGA